From Streptosporangium album, the proteins below share one genomic window:
- a CDS encoding ABC transporter permease: MTIADEELAEQGTAVGRIRAPSRLRVVVGRFLRSVQGRIGAALLALMFLLAFVGPYLGRWSYTDKDFMAFLQPPSAKHWWGTLQTGADVYAVTLRGMQKSLVVGLLAAVVGTTLAAVVGAFAGYFMGWADRTLTWVTDLMLVLPAFLILAIMSPLFAEGQWVLFVFVLALFLWMVTSKIVRSMTISLKEREFIQAARFMGVPPATIIFRHVIPNMSSLLAVDATLNVSAAILTETSLSYFGFGIQPPDVSLGSLIADGAKTAVYAPWTFWFCAGLLIVTVFAVNLVGDSLRDAFDPTAKRGGR; this comes from the coding sequence ATGACCATCGCGGACGAGGAGCTCGCCGAGCAGGGGACGGCCGTCGGCAGGATCAGGGCGCCGTCACGGCTGCGGGTGGTCGTCGGCCGCTTTCTCCGTTCTGTCCAGGGCAGGATCGGGGCCGCGCTGCTGGCTCTGATGTTCCTGCTGGCGTTCGTCGGCCCCTACCTCGGCAGGTGGAGCTACACCGACAAGGACTTCATGGCGTTCCTGCAGCCACCATCCGCCAAGCACTGGTGGGGCACCCTGCAGACCGGTGCCGACGTGTACGCGGTCACGTTGCGCGGCATGCAGAAGTCGCTGGTCGTGGGGCTGCTCGCGGCGGTGGTCGGCACCACGCTGGCAGCCGTGGTCGGCGCCTTCGCCGGATATTTCATGGGCTGGGCCGACAGGACGCTGACCTGGGTCACCGACCTGATGCTGGTGCTCCCGGCCTTCCTGATCCTGGCGATCATGTCGCCGCTCTTCGCCGAGGGCCAGTGGGTGCTGTTCGTGTTCGTGCTGGCGCTCTTCCTCTGGATGGTCACCTCGAAGATCGTCCGGAGCATGACCATCTCGCTGAAGGAGCGGGAGTTCATCCAGGCGGCCAGGTTCATGGGTGTCCCCCCGGCGACGATCATCTTCCGGCACGTCATCCCGAACATGTCCTCGCTGCTGGCCGTGGACGCCACGCTGAACGTCAGTGCCGCGATCCTCACCGAGACCTCCCTGTCCTACTTCGGCTTCGGCATCCAACCGCCCGACGTCTCACTGGGCAGCCTCATCGCCGACGGTGCCAAGACGGCCGTCTACGCCCCGTGGACCTTCTGGTTCTGCGCCGGACTGCTGATCGTCACCGTGTTCGCGGTCAACCTGGTCGGCGACTCCCTGCGTGACGCCTTCGACCCCACCGCGAAGAGAGGTGGACGATGA